The following are from one region of the Deltaproteobacteria bacterium genome:
- the lon gene encoding endopeptidase La, producing the protein MGQPRAKDRSSSSRRHQILPLLPLRDIVVFPRMVVPLFVGREKSIRALQFALDNEKRVILATQKDAGQSDPAADDIYRVAVLGSIVQLLKLPDGTVKVLMEGQERVEIDRFVPAGDFLQAAVSPLRADEPSSHEVEALLRSAKEAFRNYIRLNPKVPPGILETASQIRDPGILADYLVAYFNLKIEDRQKLLETASPAGRLECLLGLIEGELEILRVEKKIESRIKKQIGKTQKEYYLNERIRAIRKELGERDEFSRELKELEDRIRKGRMSKEASQKVEKEFKKLRLMSPSSAEAAVVRSYIDWLLSLPWNRYTEEKTDIEEAESILEADHYGLKDVKERILEYLAVQRLVDRIKGPILCFVGPPGVGKTSLARSIARATGRNFVRLSLGGVRDEAEIRGHRRTYVGSMPGKIIQSIKKAGSSNPVFLLDEVDKMSADFRGDPSAALLEVLDPEQNQSFNDHYLGVDYDLSRVMFITTANTLQAVPPALRDRMEVIRIAGYTELEKLNIAKRFLIVKQREAHGLSPENLRFSEGSIQRIVQLYTREAGVRDLERRIASICRKVAKRVIKEGQGARARITARSLERYLGIPIYRDARGEKEDQIGMVNGLAWTEAGGELLVTEATVVPGKGNLIITGKLGEVMRESAQAAMTYVRSRAKNLGLEKDFYQKVDLHVHIPEGSIPKDGPSAGITIATAIVSALTRVPARNSVAMTGEITLRGRVIPVGGLKEKILAAHRMGIKTVLIPRENLKNTEEISPKIRKAVELVPVAHMDEVLRRSLALDEPRVLKEEREVMAEPLFAPPPLTTAEESSLVRH; encoded by the coding sequence ATGGGTCAGCCTCGCGCTAAAGATCGATCTTCGAGTTCCCGCCGTCATCAGATCCTTCCCCTTCTTCCATTACGGGACATCGTGGTCTTCCCTCGAATGGTCGTTCCCCTCTTCGTGGGAAGGGAGAAATCGATTCGTGCCCTGCAGTTCGCCCTGGACAACGAGAAGAGGGTGATCCTCGCGACACAGAAGGACGCCGGACAGTCCGATCCTGCAGCAGATGACATCTACAGGGTGGCTGTCCTTGGATCAATCGTACAGCTGCTCAAACTCCCGGACGGGACCGTAAAGGTGCTGATGGAAGGGCAGGAGAGGGTCGAGATCGACAGGTTTGTTCCTGCCGGGGATTTTCTCCAGGCAGCGGTCAGTCCGTTGAGGGCTGACGAGCCATCTTCTCACGAGGTGGAAGCGCTTCTTCGCTCGGCCAAGGAGGCTTTCAGGAATTACATACGATTGAATCCGAAGGTTCCGCCTGGGATTCTGGAAACGGCCTCTCAGATCAGAGACCCCGGCATACTGGCCGACTATCTGGTAGCCTATTTCAACTTGAAAATCGAGGACCGACAGAAGCTGCTCGAGACAGCAAGCCCTGCAGGACGGTTGGAATGCCTGCTTGGTTTGATTGAGGGGGAACTCGAAATCCTTCGGGTCGAAAAGAAGATAGAGTCAAGGATCAAGAAACAGATAGGGAAGACCCAAAAGGAATACTATCTCAACGAGCGGATCAGAGCGATCAGAAAGGAACTGGGGGAGAGGGACGAGTTCAGCCGTGAATTGAAGGAGCTCGAAGACAGAATCAGGAAAGGGCGGATGTCCAAGGAGGCATCACAAAAAGTGGAAAAGGAATTCAAGAAGCTGAGGTTGATGTCTCCCAGTTCTGCCGAGGCGGCGGTTGTAAGGAGCTACATCGACTGGCTCCTCTCCCTGCCTTGGAACCGCTACACAGAGGAAAAGACAGACATCGAGGAGGCGGAGAGCATCCTGGAAGCGGACCATTACGGGCTTAAGGATGTGAAAGAAAGGATACTCGAATACCTGGCCGTTCAGAGGCTGGTGGACAGGATCAAGGGACCCATTCTCTGCTTTGTAGGACCTCCCGGAGTCGGCAAAACTTCCCTTGCAAGGTCGATCGCCCGGGCCACGGGGAGGAATTTCGTCCGTCTCTCTTTGGGAGGTGTTCGTGACGAGGCGGAGATCAGGGGACACCGGCGGACATACGTGGGGTCGATGCCGGGTAAGATCATCCAGTCCATAAAGAAGGCCGGTTCGAGTAACCCGGTTTTTCTCCTGGATGAGGTGGACAAGATGAGCGCAGACTTCCGGGGAGACCCGTCGGCGGCACTGCTCGAGGTTCTGGACCCGGAGCAGAACCAGAGCTTCAATGACCATTACCTCGGTGTGGACTATGATCTGTCGAGGGTGATGTTCATCACGACAGCCAACACTCTTCAGGCCGTTCCTCCGGCCCTCAGGGACAGGATGGAAGTGATAAGGATCGCCGGGTATACCGAGCTGGAGAAGCTCAACATCGCCAAACGGTTTCTGATCGTCAAGCAGAGGGAGGCTCATGGACTTTCACCGGAAAATCTCCGGTTTTCTGAGGGTTCCATTCAGAGGATCGTTCAACTCTATACAAGGGAAGCGGGTGTGAGAGATCTGGAACGGCGGATCGCCTCTATCTGCCGCAAGGTGGCCAAGCGTGTGATCAAGGAGGGTCAGGGCGCCCGGGCCAGGATCACAGCTCGAAGCCTCGAAAGATACCTCGGCATCCCCATCTACCGGGACGCAAGGGGAGAGAAAGAGGACCAGATCGGGATGGTCAACGGATTGGCCTGGACCGAGGCGGGCGGCGAGCTGCTTGTGACCGAGGCGACAGTAGTGCCCGGAAAGGGAAACCTGATCATCACCGGGAAGTTGGGTGAGGTCATGAGGGAGTCGGCCCAGGCTGCCATGACCTATGTCCGGTCTCGGGCAAAGAACCTGGGACTGGAGAAGGACTTCTACCAGAAGGTGGACCTCCACGTGCACATTCCCGAGGGGTCGATCCCGAAGGACGGTCCGTCGGCGGGTATTACCATTGCCACGGCGATCGTCTCTGCTCTTACCCGGGTTCCCGCTCGGAACAGTGTGGCCATGACCGGAGAGATCACCCTGCGGGGCCGGGTGATCCCCGTGGGTGGGCTCAAGGAGAAGATTCTGGCGGCCCATCGGATGGGAATCAAGACTGTTCTGATACCCAGAGAGAACCTGAAGAACACCGAGGAGATCTCACCCAAGATCCGCAAGGCCGTTGAGCTCGTTCCTGTGGCCCACATGGACGAGGTCCTGAGAAGGTCCCTTGCTCTCGATGAGCCGCGGGTATTGAAGGAGGAGAGGGAGGTCATGGCAGAACCCCTCTTTGCTCCCCCGCCGCTGACCACGGCAGAGGAAAGTTCCCTCGTGAGGCATTGA
- a CDS encoding peptidylprolyl isomerase, which yields MEIAKPGDQVQIHYTGRLEDGTIFDSSHGRAPLKFSAGGSEVILGVSEAVLGMRPGQSKTVTVEPESGYGERLPELEQRVSRNMVPEGAQVGDPLHAEVKGETLVVWITELGEDFAVLDLNHPLAGHTLTFDIELVALESK from the coding sequence ATGGAGATTGCAAAACCGGGAGATCAGGTCCAGATCCATTACACCGGCCGACTGGAGGACGGCACGATTTTTGACAGCTCCCACGGCCGGGCTCCCTTGAAGTTCAGTGCCGGGGGCAGTGAGGTGATCCTGGGTGTGAGCGAGGCCGTCTTGGGCATGCGGCCCGGTCAGTCGAAAACCGTCACCGTGGAACCTGAAAGCGGGTACGGAGAGCGCCTTCCCGAACTCGAACAGCGTGTTTCGCGCAACATGGTGCCCGAGGGCGCCCAGGTTGGAGACCCGCTCCATGCAGAGGTCAAAGGCGAAACCCTTGTGGTATGGATTACGGAACTCGGCGAGGATTTTGCAGTTCTCGACCTGAATCATCCCCTTGCAGGGCATACCCTCACTTTTGACATAGAGTTGGTCGCGCTGGAATCGAAGTAA